One genomic window of Lytechinus variegatus isolate NC3 chromosome 1, Lvar_3.0, whole genome shotgun sequence includes the following:
- the LOC121427866 gene encoding WSC domain-containing protein 1-like isoform X2, giving the protein MPMGTFPVAGLASFPGSGNSWMRSMIERATGYATGDIYHIPNQEKDFVGEMRNVAAGETIVFKLHDYWKGFTNKRDGQISIQKAILIIRNPYRALIEDFNRLGYGKQRPIDENRFRSEEWSKFMTETFKFSRWLKLSRTLMDMCNHHAPTAPCKAIHIVYYENLETDLKNELLQIIKFLDIQVDERRLSCAIATSESSPHRPLKQPHLSFDPFTQEHRARIDEDMKTFHQWLDSEGLPHPPPAFNN; this is encoded by the exons ATGCCGATGGGGACGTTCCCGGTGGCAGGGCTTGCTAGTTTTCCCGGCTCGGGAAACTCGTGGATGAGGAGCATGATCGAAAGAGCGACTGGCTACGCCACAGGAGACATCTACCACATTCCTAACCAGGAAAAAG attttgtAGGAGAAATGAGGAACGTTGCAGCAGGCGAGACAATAGTCTTTAAGTTGCACGACTATTGGAAGGGATTCACAAACAAAAGGGACGGGCAAATATCAATCCAGAAAGCTATCCTGATCATTCGAAATCCTTACCGAGCTTTGATAGAGGACTTTAATCGTTTGGGATACGGAAAACAAAGACCCATCGACGAGAACAGGTTCCGAAGCGAAG aatggtcAAAGTTTATGACTGAGACTTTTAAGTTCAGTCGTTGGCTTAAGCTGTCTCGGACTCTGATGGATATGTGCAATCATCACGCCCCCACAGCCCCATGCAAGGCAATCCACATTGTTTACTATGAAAACCTGGAAACCGACCTGAAAAATGAACTGCTTCAGATTATAAAGTTCCTCGATATCCAAGTTGATGAGCGTCGTTTGTCCTGTGCGATAGCAACATCGGAGTCCTCTCCACATCGGCCACTCAAGCAACCACACCTGTCCTTTGACCCATTCACCCAAGAGCATCGGGCAAGAATCGACGAGGATATGAAGACTTTTCATCAATGGCTTGATTCTGAGGGACTTCCGCATCCCCCTCCAGCATTCAACAATTGA
- the LOC121427866 gene encoding WSC domain-containing protein 1-like isoform X1 — MTGCLKKRMGVFTLRAWVVVFTCSAIADFLIISAWYRNGRVGMHRSSNAHYSAANLNKMSQVRGSASPSSLNQTTQPIFVCNDTENVKVMPMGTFPVAGLASFPGSGNSWMRSMIERATGYATGDIYHIPNQEKDFVGEMRNVAAGETIVFKLHDYWKGFTNKRDGQISIQKAILIIRNPYRALIEDFNRLGYGKQRPIDENRFRSEEWSKFMTETFKFSRWLKLSRTLMDMCNHHAPTAPCKAIHIVYYENLETDLKNELLQIIKFLDIQVDERRLSCAIATSESSPHRPLKQPHLSFDPFTQEHRARIDEDMKTFHQWLDSEGLPHPPPAFNN, encoded by the exons ATGACAGGttgtctaaaaaaaagaatgggcGTCTTCACTTTGCGAGCTTGGGTGGTTGTTTTCACGTGTTCAGCGATTGCCGACTTCTTAATCATATCAGCCTGGTATAGGAATGGACGCGTAGGAATGCACAGATCTTCAAATGCACATTATTCAGCTGCCAATCTCAACAAAATGTCACAAGTACGAG GTAGTGCTTCTCCCAGCTCCTTGAATCAAACGACCCAGCCAATATTTGTTTGTAATGACACCGAGAACGTGAAGGTAATGCCGATGGGGACGTTCCCGGTGGCAGGGCTTGCTAGTTTTCCCGGCTCGGGAAACTCGTGGATGAGGAGCATGATCGAAAGAGCGACTGGCTACGCCACAGGAGACATCTACCACATTCCTAACCAGGAAAAAG attttgtAGGAGAAATGAGGAACGTTGCAGCAGGCGAGACAATAGTCTTTAAGTTGCACGACTATTGGAAGGGATTCACAAACAAAAGGGACGGGCAAATATCAATCCAGAAAGCTATCCTGATCATTCGAAATCCTTACCGAGCTTTGATAGAGGACTTTAATCGTTTGGGATACGGAAAACAAAGACCCATCGACGAGAACAGGTTCCGAAGCGAAG aatggtcAAAGTTTATGACTGAGACTTTTAAGTTCAGTCGTTGGCTTAAGCTGTCTCGGACTCTGATGGATATGTGCAATCATCACGCCCCCACAGCCCCATGCAAGGCAATCCACATTGTTTACTATGAAAACCTGGAAACCGACCTGAAAAATGAACTGCTTCAGATTATAAAGTTCCTCGATATCCAAGTTGATGAGCGTCGTTTGTCCTGTGCGATAGCAACATCGGAGTCCTCTCCACATCGGCCACTCAAGCAACCACACCTGTCCTTTGACCCATTCACCCAAGAGCATCGGGCAAGAATCGACGAGGATATGAAGACTTTTCATCAATGGCTTGATTCTGAGGGACTTCCGCATCCCCCTCCAGCATTCAACAATTGA
- the LOC121428023 gene encoding neuropeptide Y receptor type 6-like, with the protein MATTPGFTSTEHVIGNENNETDSCSWLVKIEDREYDYPSRNLYHVSILCCVTLFGIAANGSLIFIVLKNRHLRKTQNILFVNLMIGDLVCLLVNVPIAIEFEIMQSNSNVSGNFICKFRNFSMIMSACLVVYSLVALSIERYQKIADPLGRNRWEESRAWGAFRSCSRHSNVLIVLVIWACSFAVAAPILVLAQEKRNRCHWIPHHTSQAKIFKMFRVMATFVVPFIIIATVHIIIACTLLRSIHDPIVKDSQIRRSLNANGNGRHNSQKRLRDPRTTSRVKIVIVVTLLSTMFFLAQLPITIFNMLFEFHYCLLWLKSFTVFYRWSTTPFYVLCCFNPVMMYILSSRFRKQLMLDCCFPCRSPILHRMSMSTRTTENVPLDNHTLK; encoded by the coding sequence atggcaaccacaCCTGGATTCACCTCTACAGAGCACGTGATTGGTAATGAGAATAACGAAACGGACTCATGCAGTTGGCTGGTAAAAATAGAAGACCGCGAATACGATTACCCTTCTAGAAACTTGTATCATGTCTCAATCCTGTGTTGCGTTACGCTGTTCGGGATCGCTGCTAATGGATCGCTTATTTTCATCGTCTTAAAGAACCGACATCTCCGGAAGACACAGAATATCTTATTCGTCAATCTCATGATCGGTGATCTCGTTTGTCTGCTTGTCAATGTACCAATCGCCATCGAGTTCGAGATCATGCAGTCCAATTCGAACGTATCCGGCAACTTCATTTGCAAATTCAGAAACTTCTCCATGATCATGAGTGCTTGCCTTGTCGTTTACTCGTTGGTGGCGCTCTCAATTGAACGCTATCAGAAAATTGCCGATCCTCTGGGGAGAAACCGCTGGGAAGAAAGCCGCGCTTGGGGAGCCTTTCGAAGCTGTTCAAGACATTCAAATGTATTGATTGTTTTAGTGATTTGGGCTTGTTCTTTCGCTGTTGCTGCTCCTATTCTAGTTTTAGCCCAAGAAAAACGCAACAGATGTCATTGGATTCCTCATCACACGTCCCAAGCCAAAATATTCAAGATGTTTCGGGTCATGGCGACATTTGTCGTTCCTTTTATCATAATCGCGACGGTACACATCATTATTGCATGTACACTTTTACGAAGCATCCATGATCCCATCGTAAAGGATTCTCAAATACGTCGCTCTTTGAACGCCAACGGTAACGGTCGTCACAACAGCCAGAAGCGGTTAAGAGATCCCCGAACTACATCTCGCGTCAAGATCGTAATAGTAGTAACGCTTCTTTCCACAATGTTCTTTCTTGCACAATTACCAATCACCATCTTCAACATGTTATTCGAGTTTCATTATTGTCTGCTCTGGCTTAAATCTTTTACCGTATTTTACCGCTGGTCAACTACCCCGTTTTACGTTTTGTGTTGTTTCAACCCGGTAATGATGTATATCTTAAGCTCCCGTTTCAGGAAGCAGCTTATGCTTGACTGCTGCTTTCCGTGTAGGTCCCCTATTTTGCACAGAATGTCAATGAGCACACGAACAACAGAAAACGTGCCGCTTGATAATCACACTTTAAAGTAA